Part of the bacterium genome, GGCTGTGCATGGTCCGCAGCGCTTCGTCGGGCAGGCACTCTTCCTGATAGACACGCTTGGTCGTCATGGCGTCGAACAGATCGACTACGGCGATGATCCGGGCGAACAGATTCTGGCTCTTGAGCAGCCGGAGCTTCGGGTAGCCCTCTCCGGAGAAGCCGTGGTGATGCTGGAGCACGGCCAGCAATCGGGGCACGGCCCGCAGATCCCGCTGGAGCAGCGGAAACAGCGCCCGCGTGCCGTAGACAGTGTGATTCCCCATGAGCGCCCATTCCTTGGCGTTCAACTTTGCCGGCTTGTTGAGCACCTCCAGTGGGATGTTGAGCTTGCCGAGGTCGTGGTAGAGAGCGCTCAGGCCCAGCTCGGCCAGGTCCTGGCGAGACAATCCGAGCCGCTGACCGAAGGCAATTGCCAGCACACAGACGTTGACCATGTGGTTGAAGGTGTAGCGGTCGTGGTCTTTGATCGCCGCCAGACCGAAAAGCGAGAAGCCCTCGGCCTCCTCGCCGCTCAGGTCCACCAGCTTCTGGACCAACCTTTTGGCTCTGCGTTGATTCAGCTGGCCGGGTGAGTCGAGGTCGGTGAAGGTCGTCTGGATGAAATCCAGAACCTCCTTATAGGTGTGGAGGGCTCGCTCGCGCAGGTTGGGGCGCTCCCTGTCGCTCGTGCCGCCCACCTCCGCTCGAGGGGGTAACAGCTCGATGTTGTCGATACCGGCGGCCTTCAAGCGTTGGTTGAGCTCGCTGGCCTCGGCCGCGCCGCCGGCTCGGACGCCGGCCAGTAGCGAAAGCAGGCCTCTCAGATCCCGGTTCGAGACCGTGTCCAGCAAGCGCATTCCGCCGAGTCCCTGCTTCTCGAACTCCGCCGAGACCAGGCTGTAGGCGTGGGCCGTTCGGAGCCGCTGCGGAATGCGCGTCCCATTCGCAAAGAGCCCCTGACCGAGCCGTTCCAGGGTAAAACCGTCCTCTGCCTCCACCAACGGCTGCAGGGCGGCGAGGAACTGTTGCATGGGCTCGCGGAAGACGGCGTTCGAGAGATCGTGAAAGTAGGAATTGCGAATCAGAGGAGCCAGCTGCCGAATGACCTCCAGGGCCTGCTTCAGGAAGTGCCGGCTGTCCCGATTGCGGCCTTCTGGAGCCATCAGCGGTTCGCTCCCGTGAGCTCTTCGCGGCAGATTCCCTTGAGCATTCGGTTTCCGCTTGCGGCCTGCTGTTCCAGATAGGCCTGGGACGATGCCGATCCGACGGCGCTCACGCCATGCACGAGGGCTCGCACCAGCTCCTTCTTCTCACGGGTCGGAAACCACACTCGGCTTCTGGCCTGCAGCAGCTTGTCGAAGTCGGGCAAGATCGAATCTCCTCCGAGCCGACCGATTGCCGCCAGCTCCCGCCGGATCTCCTCCCAATCCAACTTCAGATTGCCGGGTTCCATCACCTGTTTCAACAACCGCGGTGCGAGAGCCCGATTGCCGCTGCGAGCCAGACCGCTGATTGCCAGAGATTTTGTCTCCGGAGCACCTCTTTCGAAGAGCTTGAGCAGCAGCAGCTCGACTTTCTCCCCTCGGAAATGCCCCAGGATCAGCGCGCCCCGGCGGGCCAGCTCGGAGTCACCGGAGCTCAACAGGCGCTCGACCAGGGGGAAAGCACTGTCCTGAGGCAGGTGATGCACCATGTGGAGCAACTCGTCGATGACCTCGCCTTCGCCGCCCGCGCGAAGAGCCGGCAGCCGGTTCATCAGATCTCTCGGGCCGCGTTCGCCGTGGACCAGGACGGCGTCGGAGACGGCGCGGCGCAGACGAGAGAGCTGCAGGCTCCCGAGACTGTCGATCAACGTCGGCAGCGCGGCCTCGGGGAGCCCCGCCAGGAACCGTTGCGCTCGCTCGGCGAGCTCCAGGTGTCCATCGACGGCTTCCAGGAAACGGCCCAGCTGCTCCTCTCGGGCGCCCGCATGATGAACCTGCTCAAAAAGCTCCGTCACCGCGGGCTCGACCGCGAAGACCTCGCCGGCAAGCTCGCTCAGGCGCTCGAACGACTCCAGAAACTCCTCCGGCTTGCCGTGGGCGAGCCGCTCGTCCAGGATGTCCGCCAAGGCCGTCGCGACGATCTGTCGCTCCTCGGGGTCCGCCTCGAGCATCGCCAGTTCGACCGCCAGCTCGACCGCCATTGACGCCGGGTCGGCGCGACTCTCTTCGGCCAGCTCGTCGTGGAGCTTCTGAATCTCGGATTCCGACAGTTGCACGCTCTTCACCGGCAGGCTTGCGGAGGGTCGTACGTCCTGCAAGGTCACGGTCCCGCCGGCCTCTGCTGCAGTGGGATCCCGCTCCGAACTGCCCGGCTCGCCGGCTTCGCTGGCCGCGGTTGCTGCGCCTGCTCCGACCGCTCCAGCAACTCCGGTCGAGCCAGTCGACCAGCCGGTGCCCACCAGCCCTTCACCCGGCTCCTCGCCGGTCGCGCCGTCGGCCAGCTCGTCGATCACGAAGTAGTCGATCGACTCGAAGTCCTGGTCCCAGAGCAGGGTGGCGAGATCGTCCTCACCGCCCACCAGAACTCGCGCGCGGTTCAAGCACGACACGAAGCGCCGAAGCTCGTCGAGCTCGAGTCCGCCTCGAAAGGAGAGACTGCGGATCCCGTCACGCGACAGGAGAAAAGCCAGACTCTCCTTGCGCTCTTGGTTCTCATAGACGACCTCGTCGCCGAAGAGAATCTGATGCTCGAGCACCTTGAGTTCGAGAGGTCCCTCTTCATCGAGCAACTGAGCGAGGCGGGCGTGAAGCTCCTTCTCGAGGTTCTCGCTCACCGGGTTTCTGGCCTCGTAGAGGCTGAGGGTCTTCATCGTCCGCAAGAGGAGTTCGAGGATCTCGCGAAGACGCTTGATGGTGCTCTTGCTGGGTTCGACCACCACGATTCTGGCCTCGGGACGTTCGCGATTCGATGCGAGCGACGACTTCACAACAGACTAGCATCCCACCATGGCGCGTTTGGTAATCTGCCGCCCATGCTGACCCTGCTTTCACCCGCAAAAACCATGGACTTCTCCACAGCCCCCAAGCGGCTGCCGGCAACCAAACCACAGTTCGGCAAGGACATCGCGGTTCTGCTCGAGCGCTGCAAGAAGCTGGATGCCGCGTCTCTGCAGAAGCTCATGAAGCTCAGTGAACCCCTGGCGGAGCTCAACTACGAGCGCTTCCAGGCCATGAGACTGCCTTTCACCGACAAGAACTCGAAGCTATGTCTACTGGCGTTTCAAGGTGATGTCTACAGGAAGCTCGACGCCGCCAGCCTGTCGAAGAGAGATCTGCGCTGGGCGCAGAACCACATTCGGATCCTCTCCGGCCTCTATGGGCTGCTCAGGCCGCTCGATCTCATCCAACCGTACCGGCTCGAGATGGGCACGCGTCTCGACAACAGCCGCGGCAAGAACCTGTATGAATTCTGGGGCAACCGGTTGGTCGACGAGCTCAACGCCGAGCAGAAAGGCAGAGCCGTGGTGCTCAACCTGGCTTCGAACGAGTACTTCAAGGCGGTGCCGAAGAAGCGACTCGAGTCGCGCCTGGTGACGGCGGTTTTTCAGGAGATTCGAGACGGCAAGCCCAAGACCATCGCGTTTTCCGCCAAGCGCGCCCGCGGCCTCATGGCGCGCTACGTGGTCGACAACCGCATCGATGACCCGGAGGGCTTGAAGAACTTCGCCGAGGACGGCTACGGCTTTCGCAAAGACCTGTCGGAAGACGACCGGCTCGTATTCACCCGCGGTTAGAGGCGGCTGCGAGAGCGCCTTGACCCTGCAACGCTGCTGGGGGTCGTCGGCAAGGCTGTCGAGATCTCCGAGAATGTTGCACTAGCCGGATGAAAAGGAGCCGAAGAAAGCAACGCCAAAGCGGCGGCCAGGATCGCTTCCTCGAGTCAGGCGTGGGGTCGAGTCACTTGGTGCTCGCCGGCTCTACGATCTCGGCACGCAGCAACTCGGAAAGGCGCGGCCCTATCTCGTGCAGCGGCAGTACGTCCGCAACCCCGCCGCGCTCAATGGCAGCCCTGGGCATGCCGAATATGATCGAGCTCTTGCGGTCCTGGGCGATGGCGTGTGCGCCCTGGTCGGTGAGCCTCGCCAGCCCGTGCGCGCCGTCCTTGCCCATGCCGGTGAGGATCGTCGCCAGGACACGCGAGCCCACCGCTTCGGCGGCGGACGCGAAGGTGACATCGGCCGACGGGCTGTGTTCCTGGCTCATCGAATCTTCGGTCACGACTGCGGCGAGACCAAGACGGGTCTTCTTGAACTGGAGCTGATAGCCCCCCGGAGCCACGTAGGCGGTCCCGTGAAGGAGGAGCTCGCCATCGGAGGCGTGGCGTACCGCAAAGGGTAGGTGGTTGTTCAGCCGCTCGGCGAAAGCCCCGGTGAAATCCGGCGGCATGTGCTGGATCAGAACGATCGGCACCGGCGGCTTGGGCGCGAGTCCTTCCAGCACGGTTTGAATCGCTATCGGACCGCCGGTGGACGCGGCGATGATCAGCAGATCGTGGGAAAAGGACTTGCTCGCCTCGGTGGCGGCCAACCGGGCGGGCGCTCCTGGAGCCTCTGGTCCGGTCTCATCCTGGCTGACGGAAGATCGGGGAACCTCGTCCTTTCCGGCGATCTCCAGGATTCGCTCGATCAGGATTCGGCTCAGCGACTGGAAGTCGACGAGCGAGTACCTTTGCTTGTCGATGAAATCCACCGCTCCTCGGTGCAGGGCCTCTATGGTCAGCGGCGCATCTTCGCGAGCGTGGGTGGACAGGATGATCACCGGCGTCGGGCGCTGCTCCATGATCCGGTCGAGCGTGCGCAGACCCCCAATGCCCGGCATGGATAGATCGAGACTGATCACATCCGGCGCCCACTCGTCGAGATGGTCGAGAAGCTCCTCTCCGCAGGTCGCGGTGCCGACGACAACCAACCGGCGATCGGCTTCGAGGATTCGGACCAGCGCCTTGCGAATGAAGGCCGAGTCATCGGCTATCGCGACGCGGATCCGTCTCATGGTCGCCGCCGGTACGCGATACAGCGGTCGAAGCGGACGGTTTCGAAAGCGTCCGAAAGACCGATGATCGACTCGGCGTGTCCGAGAAAGAGCAGCCCGCCCGGGCGCAAGACGCTGGCAAAGTTGTCGATCGCCCGATGAAGAGCTCGCTCGGAGAAATAGATCAGCACGTTTCTGCAGAAGAGAACATCGTAGCCACCGGCAGTCGGAAAAGTCCGAAGGTCGAGGATATTACCCAACGAGAACTTCGTGTCCTCCAGGAGCGCGCGATTGAGCATGTAGTGATCGGAACCCGTGCGTGAAAAGAACCGCCGAATCTGAGGCTCGCTGGTGGCGCGCAGGGAGGTCTGGGTGTATTCGGCCTTGCGAGCGGCCGCCAGCCGATCGGCGTCGATGTCGAGGCCGTCGATCTGCAGCGGCAGCTCAGGTGTCAGTCGATGAGTTTCGGAGAAGATTCTGAGTGTGTAGGGCTCCTCTCCGGATGAGCAGCCGGCGCAGAGGATGCGCACCGGACTGCCGTTGGTGACGCCCTTGACGAGGTCGGGCCAGGCTTGCTTGAGAAGCGCATCGAACTGTCGCGTCTCGCGGAAGAAATACGACTCATTGTTGGTGATCAGTCTTGTGAAGGTCGTAACTTCGTCCTCGAAGGCGTACTGCAGGAGCAGGTAGTAATCCATGAAGCGATTCATGTCGAGCGCCTGTAGTCTCGGCTTGAGCCTCGACTCGAGCAGGCGTCGTCTCTCGTTGGGAAACGAGATCCCGTAGAGATTCGACACGAACTCGTTGAGGAGCCTGTACTCCGCATCGGTCATGTCGCGGACCTCGGAAAGCAGGTTCATTGGGACCTTAGTGCCGACAGTGCCTTTTGGGCGACGATCGAGACCGGGTCGGCCGCGAGCTGCGACAGGGCCCTGAGATTGGCGGGGCGGGAGAATCGGGCCAGGGCCTCGACCGCCGCGAGACGGATGTACCAGTCGCTGTGAGTGGCGGCTTGGCGGAAGCACTCGTCGTCCTCCTCCGACGCACACTTGGCGAGCGCGTGGTAGGCGAGCCTCGAGTCGATGCCTTCGCTGCCGGTGGCGACGCTGCGTAGCGCTGCGCGGGCTTCTGTGCCGCCGATCGAGCCCAGGCTCTCGAGGACCACGGGCCTGAGCAGAGCCAGGTCCTCGCGATCATAGATCGGCAGGATCACGGCGACGCTCTCGTGATCGCCAAGCTGACCGACCGCCCGAATGGCCCCCGCGACGGGAGTTTCCCGAAGAGCCTCTCGCAGTAGGGGGAGCAACTCTCGAAGGCCGCTGTCGGCGGCGGCTCGAGCGGCGACCTCCAGATAACGTTCGGGCTGGCCGGAAACCCATTCGGTCCAGGGTAGGGCCCTGAGCAGGTCGGGCTGGTCCAGAATCAGGCGCAGGACTTGTGGCCGCCGTTCGTCGGGCAGCTCGAGCAGCGCGCGCCGGGTGGCTTCGCTCGAGTGCCCGAGGATCGCCTCGAGCACGGCGCGATCCTCCGGGGAGACCGAATCCGCGTTCTCGAGAGCGCGCATCAAAGAAGCGCTGCTGGCCCGCATCGCCGGTATGAACCTGGCGCGCTCGATGGGTCTCATATTCAGATAGAGGTCGAGCAGCGGCTCGCCGAACTCGTCGGCCTGGAGTTTCTCGAGTGCTCCCACCAGCTGGGTTGGCAGGGGCGAGCCACGCAGGGAGCGCAGGGCCTCGACCAGCGCATCCTTGGGCGCCAGCTCGGGCTCGCGGGCGCAGAGCAAGAATCCCCATCCGATCAGGGGCAGCGGCTTGGCGAGAAGCGTGCGCGCGAGGTCCGATCTTCGGGCGAGACAGGTTGGCAGGACCTCGGACTCCACGTTGGCGGCGAGCAGGACGCTAAGTGCTTCCGTGTCCTCCGCCCCGGGGCCCAGGGCTAGCAGGCAGCGAGCGGCCGAGTGTCGAACGCCGCGATAGGGGTCGCGCAGGTGCACGGCGAGAGCCGGGCGCAGATTCGCGTCATAGACCACGTCGTGGGACAGGCCCTCGAGAATATGAGCCAGGAGCCCGAGGGTATTCTCGGGGTCGAGAGTCTCGCGAAAAGACAGCCAATGCTTGGAAAGAACGTCGAATGCCTGCTGGCCGCCGATCTGGGCGATGGCTTCGGCGGCGGTGGACCCGACCATGAGGTCGCTCAAGAGGGCGGCGATGGGTGGAATCGCCTCCGCACTGCGCAGGTCGCCGAGCGCCTGGATCGCCGCCATCTGCAGCCACAGGTCTTCGGTGAGAAAGGGCAGCAGATCCGGAATCACCCGGCGGTCTCCGAGGTGGCCGATGGCGACCATTGCCGCTTGGACGATATTGGGGTCCTCGTGGCGCAGAACCGAGCGCAACGGCTCGAGCGCGCGCGGGTCACCGATGTGATCGACGATGAGAATCGCCTGCAGGGTCACGTCCGGATCGGCGTCCTTGAGCAGCTCGATCGCCAGCGGCAGGCTCTGGCCGCCCTTCTTCTTGAGAATCTCGAGACCGGCATTGCGAGCGACGGCGTCGGCATCGCTGCGCAGATAGTCGACCAGAACGTCGTCTGAGAGGACGGCGATGCCAACCCGCAGGGCTTGCTCCCGGATGCCGGGAAGCGGATTGCGGATCAGCCGCTCGACAACTTCGACCCGCTCTTCGATCGGCCTTGACGGTAGCGCTTCGAGCTCCTGGATACAGAAGTCCCAGGATTCGTCGATGGACGGATTGGCTTGCACGCTCAGAGTGTTCTCCTAGACCGCGAACCCACCGGCGATCTCCTGCAATCGAGTCGCTTGATCGGCCAGGCTGACGGTGGCCAGAGAGAGCTGCTCGCTGGTGACGACGTTGGATCGAGCAATCGACGCGATGTGGTCGACGGCTTTGACCACCATGTCGCCGCCGCGCTTCTGCTCGGAGCCGGAATGAGCGACCTGCTGGGTCATTTCGTTCATGTTCTCGACCGCGCTCAGAACGTCGCGGGCTCCCTGGGCCTGCTCCTTTGCCGCATAGGCGACCTGGCGGGTGATGTCTTGCATGTTGCGCGAAGTCTCGAGAATCTGGGCGGCGCCGCCGCGCTGCTCCTGGGTCGCGACCGAGACTTCGCTGACCAGACCGCGAGTCTTGGTCACCGATTCGACGATCTCGTCAAGTACGCTGTGAATCAGTTGGACCGCCTCCTGGGTGTCCTTTTGCACGTTCTCTACAAAGCGGGCGATGTCGCGAGTCGAGTCGACCGACTTCTCGGCGAGTCGCTTGACCTCGTCGGCAACCACCCCGAAGCCGCGGCCCGCGTCGCCGGCGCGCGCAGCTTCGATGGCGGCGTTCAAGGCCAGTAGATTGGTCTGATCCGCGATCTCCTCGATGATCCGGACGATCTTGCCGATGTCACCGGTCGAGGCCTCGATGCCACCGATGACCTCGGACAAACGGGTGCCTCCCAGTTGAGCGGCCTCGGCTGATTCGCGCGAGACCCGATCGACGAAATCGACCTTGTTGGCGATCGACTGAATCGAAGCCGTCATCTCCTCGATGGTGGCCGAGGTTTCCTCCACCGCGGACAGAAGTCCTTCCGAGTGACTCGCGACCTCGTCGGAGGTCACGCTCATCTCCTGAATCGAAGAGGACGTCTCCTCGACGTTGCTCGCCAGGGACTGGATGGATTGGCCGACCGTATCGATCTGGGCGGCGATCTCGACCATCGTGGAAGAGGTCTGCTCGGTGGCTGAGGATTGGCTCTCGGCGCCCTCGCTGATCTGCACCGCCGATACCGAGATCTGGTCGGCGGCGCTCAGGACCTGCTCCGAGGAGGTTTTGAGATTGCCGATCATCTCCTGGAGGTTGGAGGCCATGGTCTGGAAGGCCCTGCCGAAGCTGTCCTTCTGTGACCTGGGCTCGACCCGGACCGAGAACTCGCCTTTTGCGATTCGATTCGCTGCCCCGGCCATCTCTCGAAGGTAGAGGACGGTCTCCTGAAGCGAGCGCATGAACTGCCCAACTTCGTCGTTGGAGTCGACGCTGATGTCGGTTTCGACATCACCCTGTGCCATGGCGTCGGCCGCGCGCAGGGCCCGTGAGAGGGGCTTGGTCACCGACTGAACGATGAAGTACGAGAGCGCGAACAGCACGATGAGCGCCCCACCCAGAAGTAGCGAGAGCCGGATGGTGGTGTCGAGGCCCTGCTGGCGTGCGGTCGTCAGAGCGGCGTGGAGCTCGCGCGACTGGTTGGCCCCGAGCCGGTCGAGTCGGGTCTCGACACGTTGGTAGGCTTTGGAAGTCGCTTCGAGCTGTGGCAGGCTGTCTTCGGTGGGACCGTTCTGAATAAGGGTCAGCGTCGCCTCGAGCCCGGTTTCATAATAGGTTTGGAACTCCCGGCGGACGGCCGTAAGAAGATCATTGTCGAGGGTCACGTTGCCCGTGCCGGAGGTGACTCGTGCCAGAAAGCTCTTGCGCAGCGCTTCGGCGGTGTCGAGCGACTCGGTGCTGCCGGAAACGCCAGCTTCGTCGAAAGCACGTTGAACCGACCCCAGCGATTGTGCGAGATCGTGACTCAAGCTGAGCGCGGGGAAGTAGCCGCCCTCGATTTCTCCCATCAAGCTGTTGTAGCGATCGCCGCTCTGGCGAACGAGCAGGAACAGCGCCAGAAAGGCGAGGCCGGCCAGCAGCGGCAGGAAGACGATCCGGGCTCGAATGCTTACTTTGCGAAACATGGCAAATCTCCAGCTAGTTGAAGGCCAGGTTGTTCCCGGCAAGCAGTCGCGCCGGTTCCAGGAGGAGCAGAGGTTCTTGGTCGCCGTGCGCGAAGTGGCCCCGGGCCAACTGCGCCAACGGCTCGTTGTCGGTGACGCTCTGGAAGAGCTCGGCCGGAAGTTTCTCGAGCCCGGTCACGTCGTCGACGATGAGTCCGACGGCGCGGTTGTCCAGAAGAAAAACCAGAATGCGGCTCGAATCGGTTGCGAGCTGATGCCGCAGGCCGAGCAACGCATGGGTGTCGATTACCGGCAGGACATGGCCGCGTAGGTTCATTACACCGGCCACCTGCCTGGGGGCGTTCGGGACTCCGGTGAGCTCCGTGAGCCGCAAGATCTCTCGTACGTGGCTGACCGGAAGTGCCATGGTGCGGGAGGACACTTTGAAAGCCACCCAGCTTTCGAAGGTCATCCGCTGCTCGGGCTGGACGGTCCTCGAGGATCTCAGGCGATCGGCGAAAGCCAGGATCGCCTGAGAGGCGTCGTCTTGGCCTCTGCGCTCGTTGCCTAAGGCGTCGGTTGGCTTGGTCGGGCTCACGGGGCTTCTCCGGTGCTGGTCATGGATCGGTCTTCGGCTTCGGAGGATCCGACAGCGAGCTGCGTTGGATCGAGAATCAAGATGACCCGGCCATCGCCGAGCACCGTCGAGCCCGCAATGCCCTTGGGCCTGCCGAAGATCTCATCGAGCGGGTTGACGACAATGCGCTGAAGGCTGCCGAGCTCGTCGACCAGGACGCTGCGTTGGCGTCCTTCGGATTCGACCGTCACGAAGAAGTCGGCTTTGCCGGACCCGAGTGGCAGATCGAGGAAGTGCTTGAGATCGACGGCCTCTTCCGAGTCGAGAGTGGGCCGACTCCCGGTCTCCCTGACGGCGGTGATCGGAATCGCGAATCGATCGCCGCCCGAGGAGACGATCAGGGCGTCGGTGATCGCCACGGTCAGCGGCAGCCGTAGGCAGAAGCGAGTGCCGAGTCCGAGCGAGGTGTCGACCTCGATGGTGCCGCTGTGGCGATGAACCGAGGCCAGAACCGCCGAAAGCCCTATTCCGCGTCCGGCGCTCTGATCGGCCTCTCGACGCGTCGACAAGCCGGGGTGAAACAGCAAGGCATGCAGATCAGCCGTCTCGGCCTCTCGAATTCCCGCCCTCTCGGCGGCTCGGCGAAGGGCTGCCTCGTCGATCCCGGCGCCGTCGTCGAACACCTCGATCTCGACGTTGCCGGCGCGCAGCGAGGCTTCGACAAAGAGCGTGCCGACTCGAGACTTGCCGCACCGCTCACGGTCTTCGGGAGTCTCGATCCCGTGGACAATGCAATTGCGCATGAGGTGTCCGAGCGCGTCCGTGGCGAGCTCGGTCAACGCGCTGTCCAACGGCGTCTCACCGCCACGGGTCTCAAAGCGAACTTCTTTGCCCGCTTTGGCGCTCTCGTCGTGAACCAGGCGCTGGAGCCGCGTGAAAACCGATTTCAGTGGAATGGTCCGAAGGCTTCGGATCTGCTCTTGGAGGAGCTCGAGAACCTGGTCCAGTTTGATTCGCGTCTCCTCGGCTTCCAGCCAGCTCTCTTTGGCTCGATCGGCGAAATCCGGCTCCTCCGGGTCCAGGGAAAGCCCGATCTGGATGCGATCGCTCAACGTGTTGCGGGCCACCACCAGGCGGGTCGAAGTCTCGAGCAGCCGGTTGAGGAGGTCGAGCCGAACACGGGTGCTTCCCTCGCGGCGGTCGTGCTTGCGCTCCACGGGCGTCTCGGCCTGCGGCTTGGCCGGGTGCGTGGCGTCGCCCAAGTCGGTTTTGAAACGATCGAGTCCGGCCAAGAGGGGGGCCAGGTCCGGATTGTCGGGGTCGAGATCGTCGACGAGGTCTTCGAGCTCGTGGGCCAAAGCCTGGAGACCTGCGAAGCCCATCATTCCGGAGTTGCCCTTAAGCGTGTGCAGCTCTCGGCGCACCTCACGGAACGAAAGCTCGCGCGCTTCAGGTGTCGCGTCTGCCGCTGCCAACAGGGAAACTTCAACGCGAGTGAGACGCTCTTCCGCTTCGAGAAGGAAGTCGTCCAGAAGCTCTCTTAGCTCTTCGTTGACCATTCGTCACTGCCCAAAACCGCAAAAGACGGCTAGGCTCTATTAGACCGAAACAAGCCCATGCACTGTCTATGTACAACGCCACACAGGAATGGGTCTAAACGCGCTTATCTACGTGTGAAATCCTTCGCATCATGTTCAAGCCGTGAGCTGTACGATCCATGACCAGTCATCAGGGAAGTGTGGACTGACGAAAGGAACCCAACCGTGCGCAGTAGAAAGATCCTGATCGTCGACGATTCCAAGCTGATCCACAAGATGTTCGACGTCATGCTGCGCGGGCATGAATTGGTTCATGCGGTCGACGGAGTCGAAGGCCTCCAGAGACTGGCGGAGCACCCGGATGTGAATCTCATTCTGCTGGACATCAACATGCCGCGGATGAACGGACTCGAGTTCCTCGACGAGATCAAACGCAACCAGGCGCTGTCCGAGATTCCGGTCGTGGTGGTTTCGACCGAGGGCAAGGAAGAAGACACTCAGCGGGCGATCGATATGGGGGCGAGCGAATACATAACGAAACCCTTCCGAGGCGAGAGCGTGCTCGAGGTCGTTTCCAAGATGACGATGAGTGGCGTCAGCGACTAGTGAGAGTCGTGACCGAGGCGAACACGGAGAACCCCCAGCTCGACAGCGTCGTTGCCGAGCTTCAGGTAACTCTGGAGCGCGCCGGAAAACTCCTGGGCGTTCTCCAGGAACGCGTCCCGCAAGCCCAATGGATCGAACCGGAGGCTTCGGGCCAGGTCGACAAGCTCAAGGCCAACCTGATTGCCGCCGAGCAGGACATGGACGAGCTGGCCACCCGGCTCGTGGACACCGAGAACCAGCGCGGCCGGCTCATGAACCTCTACGTTGCGACCTACCAGCTGCACGCGACGCTGGACGTCGAAGAGGTGACGACGACCATCGCCGAAATTTCGCGCGAGCTAGTGGGGGCCGAGAAGTTTGCGCTTCTTATGCGCGACGACGGCCACGCCAAGTGCGAGATCGCGCTGGCCCAGGGGCTCGACACCGACGACGAGCGCTTCGCCGGAGATTACTATCTAGGTGGCGATCCTCAGGTCGATCGAACCCTGCAAGACGGCGTCTTGCGAATGGACATCGAAGAGGGATCGGACGCGCTGGCGGTGGTGCCGCTGACCGTGCAGGGAGCGATCGTCGGCGCGGTCGTCGTGCTCAAGCTCTTCGATCACAAGAGTGCCTTCACGCCCGACGATCGCGACCTCCTAGATCTTCTTGCCGCGCACGCGGCATCCGCCCTGCTTGCCGCGAGAATGTACTCGGCCACCGATCGCAAACTCAAGACTCTGGAGAACCTGGTCAAACTGGTTCGCTGACCGGGCTGTTTCGTCATGTCGATCTCGGGCAATCTCGAAGACGTTTCCGTTGCAGACGTCATGCAGTTTGTTCACTTGGGTGGGCGGAGCGGGACCCTGGCGATCGTGTCGGCCGATCGTCGGGCCGAAGTCGGTTTCCATCGCGGGCGCATTATCAGCGCCTGGACGCCGGAGTCGAAGCGCCTCGGTGACTATCTCCTGGAGAACGGTGCCATCGAGGAAACGACCCTGATGGAAGCCCTGACGAGGCAGGATCGAGAAGTGCCCAAGGTCTCTCTGGGAAAGGTCCTCGTGGGCATGGGGGTGATGACCAGGGACCAGTTGCGCGAGGTGATTGCCGATCAGATCGAGCACACGATCTACGATCTCGTGACCTGGAGCTCCGGCGATTTCGAGTTCGCCCTCAATGAGCTGCGGCCCGTGGACGACATCGCGGTCTACCCGGGCGACGTGCTCCCGGACATCAACCTGAACACTCAGATCGTGGTTCTGGAAGCGCTGCGGATCTTTGACGAAAAGAACCGCGATCGAGCGAGGGCCAAGGCGCAAGGCGAAACCCAAGAAGACACGACTCCACCAAGCGAAGTGGTCAAGTCCCCGGCGGTTTCTCATCCCGAGAGCG contains:
- a CDS encoding purine-binding chemotaxis protein CheW, translated to MSPTKPTDALGNERRGQDDASQAILAFADRLRSSRTVQPEQRMTFESWVAFKVSSRTMALPVSHVREILRLTELTGVPNAPRQVAGVMNLRGHVLPVIDTHALLGLRHQLATDSSRILVFLLDNRAVGLIVDDVTGLEKLPAELFQSVTDNEPLAQLARGHFAHGDQEPLLLLEPARLLAGNNLAFN
- a CDS encoding response regulator; this translates as MFDVMLRGHELVHAVDGVEGLQRLAEHPDVNLILLDINMPRMNGLEFLDEIKRNQALSEIPVVVVSTEGKEEDTQRAIDMGASEYITKPFRGESVLEVVSKMTMSGVSD
- a CDS encoding GAF domain-containing protein, whose protein sequence is MTEANTENPQLDSVVAELQVTLERAGKLLGVLQERVPQAQWIEPEASGQVDKLKANLIAAEQDMDELATRLVDTENQRGRLMNLYVATYQLHATLDVEEVTTTIAEISRELVGAEKFALLMRDDGHAKCEIALAQGLDTDDERFAGDYYLGGDPQVDRTLQDGVLRMDIEEGSDALAVVPLTVQGAIVGAVVVLKLFDHKSAFTPDDRDLLDLLAAHAASALLAARMYSATDRKLKTLENLVKLVR